A genomic region of uncultured Roseibium sp. contains the following coding sequences:
- a CDS encoding nitrilase-related carbon-nitrogen hydrolase, whose amino-acid sequence MTNYPIALWSFNLGRAPASVDALARAIKDEMRKAAEAGAKLLMLPEYFIECCLAFKPAGLPPDREMAFLADVGNDLLNLLAPLPQEHGISVLVGTVPVKTDAGITNTAFLLTADGRRIRQDKLCLTPFEQDPDTWNLTPGNQLAVFELDGLKMAILICLDVEMPALSCLLAKADLDLILVPSMTEKLSGYHRVYGCAKARAVELMCAVAVCGVVGVAKGTTQNDSSVSGAALYVPCEETLGFTGIAAEIAATDGTNSEEPFLTCAVPLKELDELKAGKAEVWPGAWSAEAVSIVGNALR is encoded by the coding sequence ATGACCAATTATCCTATTGCACTCTGGTCCTTTAACCTTGGCCGCGCGCCGGCCTCGGTCGACGCATTGGCGCGTGCCATCAAGGATGAGATGCGGAAAGCGGCGGAAGCAGGCGCGAAGCTGCTGATGCTTCCGGAATATTTCATCGAATGCTGTCTTGCTTTCAAACCGGCAGGACTGCCGCCCGACCGTGAAATGGCGTTTCTCGCCGATGTGGGCAACGACTTGCTGAACCTGCTGGCACCCCTTCCTCAGGAACACGGGATTTCGGTTCTGGTCGGAACGGTGCCGGTGAAAACGGATGCCGGCATCACGAATACTGCATTTCTGCTGACCGCGGACGGCCGCCGGATCAGGCAGGACAAGCTTTGCCTGACACCTTTTGAGCAGGACCCCGATACCTGGAACCTGACACCGGGGAACCAGCTTGCCGTTTTTGAGCTTGATGGCCTCAAAATGGCGATCCTCATTTGTCTGGACGTTGAAATGCCTGCACTGAGTTGCCTTCTTGCGAAAGCGGATCTCGATCTCATCCTTGTACCGTCGATGACGGAGAAACTGTCCGGCTATCACCGCGTATACGGGTGCGCCAAGGCACGCGCAGTCGAACTTATGTGCGCCGTCGCCGTATGCGGCGTTGTCGGCGTTGCCAAAGGCACGACCCAGAACGACAGCAGCGTGTCTGGCGCCGCTCTTTACGTTCCTTGTGAAGAAACCCTCGGTTTCACCGGCATTGCAGCCGAAATTGCGGCGACAGACGGGACCAATTCCGAAGAACCGTTCCTGACATGTGCCGTGCCCCTGAAGGAACTGGATGAACTGAAAGCCGGCAAGGCTGAAGTGTGGCCGGGCGCCTGGAGCGCGGAGGCGGTATCGATCGTCGGAAATGCCTTAAGGTAA
- a CDS encoding NUDIX hydrolase yields the protein MSLSRSFARGDKSWLQGLWGLFYRPARLQIAALCMRPGKTETEILLVSTRDTGRLILPKGWPEADRQDHETAVTEAYEEAGVVGQADPHALGTFSSYKGRSDGSKVRTRVLVFKLQFEKQLSKFPELGQRQCLWLPFSEAVEQANENSLKRFLRRHRAEIA from the coding sequence GTGAGTCTGTCCAGATCGTTTGCAAGGGGGGATAAGTCGTGGCTGCAGGGGCTTTGGGGTTTGTTTTACAGGCCGGCCCGTTTGCAGATCGCTGCCCTGTGCATGCGTCCCGGAAAGACCGAAACTGAAATTCTCCTCGTTTCGACACGGGATACGGGTCGTCTGATCCTGCCCAAGGGCTGGCCGGAAGCTGACCGGCAGGATCACGAAACGGCTGTTACGGAAGCTTATGAGGAAGCGGGCGTCGTCGGGCAGGCAGACCCGCATGCACTTGGGACCTTCAGTTCATACAAGGGCCGATCGGATGGTTCAAAGGTGCGGACAAGGGTACTTGTCTTCAAGCTGCAGTTCGAGAAGCAGTTGAGCAAGTTTCCGGAACTGGGTCAGAGACAATGTCTGTGGCTGCCCTTTTCCGAAGCCGTTGAACAGGCCAATGAAAACAGCCTGAAGCGTTTTCTTCGCCGCCATCGGGCAGAAATCGCCTAG
- a CDS encoding endonuclease/exonuclease/phosphatase family protein, protein MLKIGSYNIQKAIGVDARRRPERTLKVIRELDCDVLALQEADKRFGPRESTLDRVTILSETGYRPVPFSENGKSLGWHGNAILVRDSIGIVDFRKLELPTLEPRGAVAVDLEIGGEKFRVAAMHLSLLGHFRKKQISSLMHQLHENLDYLPTVLIGDLNEWRDTARSLKLLEERYEVTTPGKSFPSPLPVGSLDRIITSPEFTVEKAGVHKSRTARVASDHLPVWAHLSLEASGHLSVSAKRSSEEIS, encoded by the coding sequence ATGCTGAAGATCGGTTCCTACAACATACAAAAGGCAATCGGCGTCGATGCCCGTCGCCGCCCGGAACGGACCCTGAAGGTCATCCGTGAACTCGATTGCGACGTTCTGGCGCTGCAGGAAGCCGACAAACGCTTCGGTCCGCGCGAAAGCACGTTGGATAGGGTCACGATCCTCTCGGAAACCGGTTACCGGCCAGTGCCCTTTTCGGAGAACGGCAAGAGCCTGGGATGGCACGGCAACGCGATCCTGGTCCGCGATTCGATCGGGATCGTCGATTTCAGAAAGCTGGAACTGCCGACACTGGAACCACGCGGCGCCGTCGCGGTGGATCTTGAGATCGGCGGCGAAAAGTTCCGCGTGGCCGCGATGCATCTCAGTCTGCTCGGGCACTTCCGCAAGAAACAGATCAGTTCGCTGATGCACCAGTTGCATGAAAATCTCGACTATCTGCCAACGGTGCTGATTGGCGACCTGAACGAATGGCGCGACACGGCGCGCAGCCTGAAGCTGCTGGAAGAACGCTACGAAGTCACGACACCGGGCAAGAGTTTTCCGAGCCCGCTTCCCGTCGGCAGTCTCGACCGGATCATAACCAGTCCGGAATTCACCGTGGAAAAGGCAGGCGTTCACAAATCCCGAACCGCGCGCGTTGCGTCCGACCATCTGCCGGTCTGGGCACACCTTTCACTCGAAGCTTCCGGGCACCTGTCCGTCAGCGCAAAAAGGTCTTCGGAAGAGATTTCCTAG
- a CDS encoding sarcosine oxidase subunit gamma family protein, translating into MSEVLANDLITDDAGADPLLSLGDVSILKAAPVTRLSFRARPASLDDAGSAFGAALPTKPMSCELGDKRAALWMGPDEWTLLAPEDDLGSVFEAIESGLKDQPHALVDISERSEAIIVSGEKAVWLLNTGIFIDFSLDAFPVGTVSRTIFHKSPVMVWRTGPDTFVVEAWVSFMDYVAGLLVQSAGELEAA; encoded by the coding sequence ATGTCTGAAGTTCTGGCCAATGACCTGATCACCGACGACGCCGGGGCAGACCCGCTCCTGAGCCTGGGCGATGTTTCTATCCTCAAGGCGGCACCGGTGACACGGCTCTCCTTCCGGGCGAGGCCTGCGTCTCTTGATGATGCCGGCAGCGCCTTTGGTGCCGCATTGCCAACCAAACCGATGTCCTGTGAGCTGGGAGACAAGCGCGCCGCGCTCTGGATGGGGCCGGACGAGTGGACGCTTCTGGCACCGGAAGACGATCTGGGCTCCGTTTTCGAGGCAATCGAATCCGGGCTCAAGGACCAGCCGCATGCGCTCGTGGACATATCGGAGCGTTCCGAAGCGATCATCGTGAGCGGTGAAAAAGCGGTCTGGTTGCTCAACACGGGCATCTTCATCGATTTTTCGCTCGATGCGTTTCCCGTCGGCACGGTTTCACGCACGATCTTCCACAAATCGCCCGTGATGGTCTGGCGCACCGGTCCGGATACGTTCGTTGTGGAAGCGTGGGTTTCCTTCATGGACTATGTTGCCGGCTTGCTGGTGCAGTCAGCCGGCGAACTGGAAGCGGCCTGA